One window of Solwaraspora sp. WMMA2056 genomic DNA carries:
- a CDS encoding glycoside hydrolase family 13 protein translates to MYAPGAAAGVNLGDRVSVFVRVPAGARPVDNLWVRSTADGEPRFTEAVVDRQDSNGDVWWRGEVEARNPVTPYRFLLAGGGRRWLTGVGEVDHDVPDATDFRLVTHDAPPAWAADAVIYQIFPDRFARSAAADGRELPEWAIRCDWDTPVVGRGPETPAQFYGGDLDGIRERLDHLERLGVNTVYLTPIFPARSNHRYDAAAFDHVDPLLGGDEALARLSAAVHARGWRLLGDITSNHTGDAHPWFTAAVSDVTSAERELYYFGDNGDYESWLGVKSLPKLNWGSAELRRRFVDGSSSVARRWLLPPYGLDGWRIDVANMTGRRGADALTLEVAALLRRAVVETRSDGLIVAEHGHDFTRDLDADGWHGTMNYAGFTRPVWSWLRSPTQDLPDFLGVPGGVPARSGSAALATMRAFGALVSWRSLVHSWQLLGSHDSARIRTVVGDAARQEVAAGLQFTLPGTPMVFAGDELGLRGENGEGSRTPMPWDRPGSWDGATFGVYRALVALRREVPELRHGGLRWVYVDDDALVYLRESPSGSVLALARRASGAPVRLSGLVAPPSAAAPDLVNLYGGAPPLRPAADGTLTLPAAGPTFQLWHLP, encoded by the coding sequence TTGTATGCGCCGGGTGCCGCCGCCGGGGTAAACCTGGGTGATCGGGTGTCGGTCTTCGTCCGGGTGCCGGCGGGTGCGCGGCCGGTCGACAATCTGTGGGTACGCTCCACAGCCGACGGTGAGCCGCGCTTCACCGAGGCGGTGGTCGACCGGCAAGACTCGAATGGGGACGTGTGGTGGCGGGGCGAGGTGGAGGCCCGTAACCCGGTCACGCCGTACCGTTTCCTGCTGGCCGGGGGTGGGCGGCGCTGGTTGACCGGGGTCGGCGAGGTCGACCACGACGTGCCGGACGCCACCGACTTCCGGCTCGTCACCCACGATGCGCCGCCGGCCTGGGCCGCCGACGCGGTGATCTACCAGATCTTCCCGGACCGGTTCGCCCGGTCGGCTGCCGCTGACGGGCGGGAGCTGCCGGAGTGGGCGATCCGATGCGACTGGGACACCCCGGTCGTCGGGCGCGGGCCGGAAACGCCGGCCCAGTTCTACGGCGGTGACCTGGACGGCATCCGGGAGCGGCTCGACCACCTGGAGCGGCTCGGCGTCAACACCGTCTACCTGACGCCGATCTTCCCGGCCCGGTCCAACCACCGGTACGACGCCGCCGCGTTCGACCACGTCGACCCGCTGCTCGGCGGGGACGAGGCACTGGCACGGCTGTCGGCGGCGGTGCACGCTCGCGGCTGGCGGCTGCTCGGCGACATCACCAGCAACCACACCGGCGACGCCCACCCGTGGTTCACCGCCGCCGTGTCGGACGTAACCTCGGCGGAGCGGGAGCTGTACTACTTCGGCGACAACGGTGATTATGAGTCGTGGCTGGGCGTGAAGTCGCTGCCGAAACTCAACTGGGGCAGCGCCGAGCTGCGGAGACGCTTCGTCGACGGGTCATCGTCGGTGGCGCGGCGGTGGCTGCTGCCGCCGTACGGGTTGGACGGTTGGCGGATCGACGTGGCCAACATGACCGGCCGGCGCGGTGCCGACGCGCTCACCCTGGAGGTGGCAGCGTTGCTGCGCCGGGCGGTCGTCGAGACGCGGTCGGACGGGCTGATCGTCGCCGAGCACGGGCACGACTTCACCCGTGACCTGGACGCCGATGGTTGGCACGGCACGATGAACTACGCCGGGTTCACCCGGCCGGTGTGGAGCTGGCTGCGGTCACCGACGCAGGATTTGCCGGACTTCCTCGGCGTACCGGGTGGGGTGCCGGCCCGGTCCGGGTCGGCGGCGTTGGCGACGATGCGCGCCTTCGGGGCGTTGGTGTCGTGGCGGTCGTTGGTGCATTCGTGGCAGCTGCTCGGCTCGCATGATTCGGCCCGGATCCGCACGGTGGTCGGGGACGCGGCGCGGCAGGAGGTGGCGGCCGGGTTGCAGTTCACGCTGCCGGGGACGCCGATGGTGTTCGCCGGGGATGAGTTGGGGTTGCGGGGGGAGAACGGGGAGGGTTCGCGGACGCCGATGCCGTGGGACCGGCCGGGCTCGTGGGATGGGGCGACGTTCGGGGTGTACCGGGCGTTGGTGGCGTTGCGTCGGGAGGTGCCGGAGCTGCGGCACGGCGGGCTGCGGTGGGTGTACGTCGATGACGACGCCCTGGTCTATCTGCGGGAGTCGCCGTCCGGGTCGGTGTTGGCGTTGGCCCGGCGGGCGTCGGGTGCTCCGGTGCGGTTGTCCGGTCTGGTGGCCCCGCCGTCCGCTGCCGCTCCGGACCTGGTCAACCTGTACGGCGGCGCACCACCGCTACGCCCGGCCGCCGACGGCACCCTGACCCTGCCCGCCGCCGGCCCCACCTTCCAACTCTGGCACCTCCCCTGA
- a CDS encoding maltose ABC transporter substrate-binding protein, producing the protein MRVRTTSVAAGLAAVLALAAAGCGSSDGEPATTDSPDAAAGGTLVIWADDKRSAALAPFAEKFGADNGVTVEVQAISKDQQTTFVTASQQGSGPDVMVGAHDWIGNLVQNGAIEPVQLTGDQTAGFAEVAIQAVTFNGQVYGVPYAMENVALIRNTALAPDAPATIEDLVATGERLKADGKVSEILCLQVGQNGDAYHLYPLYTSAGGSLFGTTAEGDYDPTQLGVGTPESIAAFEKIATLGEKGKGALKRSITPENSIATFTSGKCAFLVSGPWAITDAKGADIAYDISPVPGFAGGAEAQPFVGVQTFYVAAKGTNKALAQEFVANYTTQTDLAVALYEAEPRPPALTAALDQVAGADPDLAKFQQAGQGGAVLPAIPEMAAIWDPFGKAEAAIVGGADVASTMTAAGQTIAEQIK; encoded by the coding sequence ATGCGCGTCCGTACCACGTCGGTGGCCGCCGGGCTGGCCGCCGTGCTCGCGCTGGCCGCCGCCGGCTGCGGCAGCAGCGACGGCGAACCCGCCACCACCGACAGCCCCGACGCCGCCGCCGGCGGCACCCTGGTCATCTGGGCCGACGACAAGCGCAGCGCCGCCCTCGCCCCGTTCGCCGAGAAGTTCGGCGCCGACAACGGCGTCACCGTCGAGGTCCAGGCCATCAGCAAGGACCAGCAGACTACCTTCGTCACCGCCTCGCAGCAGGGCAGCGGCCCGGACGTGATGGTCGGCGCGCACGACTGGATCGGCAACCTGGTGCAGAACGGCGCCATCGAGCCGGTCCAGCTCACCGGCGACCAGACCGCCGGCTTCGCCGAGGTCGCCATCCAGGCGGTCACCTTCAACGGCCAGGTCTACGGCGTCCCGTACGCGATGGAGAACGTCGCCCTGATCCGCAACACCGCGCTCGCCCCCGACGCCCCCGCCACCATCGAAGACCTGGTCGCCACCGGCGAGCGGCTCAAGGCCGACGGCAAGGTCTCGGAGATCCTCTGCCTGCAGGTCGGCCAGAACGGCGACGCCTACCACCTGTACCCGCTCTACACCTCGGCCGGCGGCAGCCTGTTCGGCACCACCGCCGAAGGCGACTACGACCCGACGCAGCTCGGCGTCGGCACCCCGGAGTCGATCGCCGCGTTCGAGAAGATCGCCACGCTGGGCGAGAAGGGCAAAGGCGCGCTGAAGCGCTCCATCACCCCGGAGAACTCGATCGCCACCTTCACCAGCGGCAAATGCGCCTTCCTGGTCTCCGGGCCGTGGGCGATCACCGACGCCAAGGGCGCTGACATCGCGTACGACATCAGCCCGGTCCCCGGCTTCGCCGGTGGGGCCGAAGCGCAGCCGTTCGTCGGCGTGCAGACCTTCTACGTCGCCGCGAAGGGCACCAACAAGGCGCTGGCGCAGGAGTTCGTCGCCAACTACACCACCCAGACCGACCTGGCCGTCGCCCTCTACGAGGCCGAGCCGCGCCCGCCGGCGCTGACCGCCGCCCTCGACCAGGTCGCCGGGGCCGACCCGGACCTGGCGAAGTTCCAGCAGGCCGGGCAGGGCGGCGCGGTGCTGCCGGCGATCCCCGAGATGGCCGCCATCTGGGACCCGTTCGGCAAGGCCGAGGCCGCGATCGTCGGCGGTGCCGACGTGGCGAGCACGATGACCGCCGCCGGTCAGACGATCGCCGAACAGATCAAGTAA
- a CDS encoding PadR family transcriptional regulator, which produces MKIGEPAFLVMTALADRQLYGYALIEEVRQISGDLVHLKAGSLYAILDRLRAEGLVEVAAEEVVNSRLRRYYRLSGAGAQRLAEESERMQRQARTATTRLQARPRPAAPGVAGSLA; this is translated from the coding sequence ATGAAAATCGGCGAACCGGCGTTCCTGGTGATGACCGCGCTGGCGGACCGGCAGCTGTACGGCTACGCGCTGATCGAAGAGGTGCGCCAGATCTCTGGCGACCTAGTGCACCTGAAGGCGGGCTCGTTGTACGCGATCCTTGACCGGCTACGCGCGGAAGGGTTGGTGGAGGTAGCTGCTGAGGAAGTGGTCAACTCGCGGCTGCGCCGCTACTACCGGCTCAGCGGTGCTGGCGCCCAACGGCTTGCTGAAGAGTCCGAACGCATGCAACGACAAGCTCGAACTGCGACCACGCGACTGCAGGCGCGCCCTCGACCTGCTGCTCCGGGCGTCGCTGGATCGTTAGCGTGA
- a CDS encoding 2'-5' RNA ligase family protein, whose protein sequence is MNVTAIGAPPAPGQLRIGVAIDIPQPWGELLTRRRAEAGDPAAEYVPAHITLLGPTDIVEQQLAQVEAHLAAVAAAHPPYPLHLRGTGTFRPITDVVFVAVAAGISECELIAAEIGSVDELVRNSPFPYHPHVTVAQNVPAEALDKVYDDLAGFEAQFDVEGFTLFSHSGEGRWQPRRDFALGG, encoded by the coding sequence CTGAACGTGACGGCGATCGGTGCGCCGCCGGCGCCGGGGCAGCTGCGGATCGGGGTCGCGATCGACATCCCGCAGCCCTGGGGTGAGCTGCTCACCCGGCGGCGTGCCGAGGCCGGGGACCCGGCGGCCGAGTACGTGCCGGCGCACATCACCCTGCTCGGCCCGACCGACATCGTCGAACAGCAGCTCGCGCAGGTCGAGGCGCACCTCGCGGCGGTGGCGGCGGCCCACCCGCCGTACCCGCTGCATCTGCGCGGCACCGGCACGTTCCGGCCGATCACCGACGTCGTCTTCGTCGCCGTCGCCGCCGGGATCAGCGAATGCGAGCTGATCGCCGCCGAGATCGGCTCGGTCGACGAGTTGGTCCGCAACAGCCCGTTCCCGTACCACCCGCACGTCACCGTCGCGCAGAACGTGCCGGCCGAGGCCCTCGACAAGGTCTACGACGACCTCGCCGGGTTCGAGGCGCAGTTCGACGTCGAAGGGTTCACCCTCTTCTCGCACAGCGGCGAAGGCCGCTGGCAGCCGCGCCGCGACTTCGCCCTCGGCGGCTGA
- a CDS encoding alpha-amylase family glycosyl hydrolase encodes MARRWLLPPYGLDGWRIDVANMTGRRGADALTLEVAALLRRAVVETRSDGLIVAEHGHDFTRDLDADGWHGTMNYAGFTRPVWSWLRSPTQDLPDFLGVPGGVPARSGSAALATMRAFGALVSWRSLVHSWQLLGSHDSARIRTVVGDAARQEVAAGLQFTLPGTPMVFAGDELGLRGENGEGSRTPMPWDRPGSWDGATFGVYRALVALRREVPELRHGGLRWVYVDDDALVYLRESPSGSVLALARRASGAPVRLSGLVAPPSAAAPALVNLYGGAPPLRPAADGTLTLPAAGPTFQLWRLP; translated from the coding sequence GTGGCGCGGCGGTGGCTGCTGCCGCCGTACGGGTTGGACGGTTGGCGGATCGACGTGGCCAACATGACCGGCCGGCGCGGTGCCGACGCGCTCACCCTGGAGGTGGCAGCGTTGCTGCGCCGGGCGGTCGTCGAGACGCGGTCGGACGGGCTGATCGTCGCCGAGCACGGGCACGACTTCACCCGTGACCTGGACGCCGATGGTTGGCACGGCACGATGAACTACGCCGGGTTCACCCGGCCGGTGTGGAGCTGGCTGCGGTCACCGACGCAGGATTTGCCGGACTTCCTCGGCGTACCGGGTGGGGTGCCGGCCCGGTCCGGGTCGGCGGCGTTGGCGACGATGCGCGCCTTCGGGGCGTTGGTGTCGTGGCGGTCGTTGGTGCATTCGTGGCAGCTGCTCGGCTCGCATGATTCGGCCCGGATCCGCACGGTGGTCGGGGACGCGGCGCGGCAGGAGGTGGCGGCCGGGTTGCAGTTCACGCTGCCGGGGACGCCGATGGTGTTCGCCGGGGATGAGTTGGGGTTGCGGGGGGAGAACGGGGAGGGTTCGCGGACGCCGATGCCGTGGGACCGGCCGGGCTCGTGGGATGGGGCGACGTTCGGGGTGTACCGGGCGTTGGTGGCGTTGCGTCGGGAGGTGCCGGAGCTGCGGCACGGCGGGCTGCGGTGGGTGTACGTCGATGACGACGCCCTGGTCTATCTGCGGGAGTCGCCGTCCGGGTCGGTGTTGGCGTTGGCCCGGCGGGCGTCGGGTGCTCCGGTGCGCCTGTCCGGTCTGGTGGCCCCGCCGTCCGCTGCTGCTCCGGCCCTGGTCAACCTGTACGGCGGCGCACCACCGCTGCGCCCGGCCGCCGACGGCACCCTGACCCTGCCCGCCGCCGGCCCCACCTTCCAACTCTGGCGCCTCCCCTGA
- a CDS encoding glycoside hydrolase family 13 protein — MDPAQANPRTARDDWWRTAAVYQVYVRSFADSDGDGIGDLQGIRSRLPYLRELGVDALWLTPFYRSPMVDGGYDVADYRQVDPMFGDLTDFDEMITDAHALGLRIIVDIVPNHTSDVHPWFVAALAAAPGSAERDRYMFRDGRGANGDEPPNDWESIFGGPAWTRLPDGQWYLHLFDPAQPDLNWRHPEVRAEFEQILRFWLDRGVDGFRIDVAHGMIKADGLPDIGWTSATTGRRQIELLGKGRLPYFDQDEVHDIYRAWRPILDSYPGGRMAVAEAWAETPQRLARYIGPDELHQAFNFDFLDATWSADSFHKVIDTALAEASIVGAPTTWVLSNHDKQRHVTRYGDGEVGLRRARAAALLMFALPGSTYLYQGEELGLPEVLDLPDHLRQDPAFSRTGRSRDGCRVPLPWSGDTPPYGFGPAGSVESWLPAPAGWAPLTAQAQAGDPDSTLELYRRALAIRAEHPALRDAPAGDGTGLTWLETEPGVLAFQRGDDARSADGGPGDDAAGLVCVVNLSGAPVSVPGYGAVLLASAPVSTGPDGVPVLPIDAAAWFSPR; from the coding sequence ATCGATCCTGCCCAGGCCAACCCGCGCACCGCCAGGGACGACTGGTGGCGGACCGCCGCCGTCTACCAGGTGTACGTACGCAGCTTCGCCGACTCCGACGGCGACGGCATCGGTGACCTGCAGGGCATCCGCAGCCGCCTGCCGTACCTGCGGGAGCTTGGCGTCGACGCGCTCTGGCTGACGCCGTTCTACCGCTCCCCGATGGTCGACGGCGGCTACGACGTCGCCGACTACCGCCAAGTGGACCCGATGTTCGGCGACCTCACCGACTTCGACGAGATGATCACCGACGCGCACGCGCTCGGCCTGCGGATCATCGTCGACATCGTGCCGAACCACACGTCCGACGTACACCCGTGGTTCGTCGCGGCGCTCGCCGCCGCGCCCGGATCGGCGGAGCGCGACCGGTACATGTTCCGCGACGGCCGCGGCGCCAACGGCGACGAGCCGCCGAACGACTGGGAGTCGATCTTCGGCGGGCCGGCCTGGACCCGGCTGCCCGACGGCCAGTGGTACCTGCACCTGTTCGACCCGGCGCAACCCGACCTCAACTGGCGCCACCCCGAGGTCCGCGCCGAGTTCGAGCAGATCCTGCGCTTCTGGCTCGATCGCGGCGTCGACGGGTTCCGGATCGACGTCGCCCACGGGATGATCAAGGCCGACGGGCTGCCGGACATCGGCTGGACCTCGGCCACCACCGGCCGCCGGCAGATCGAACTGCTCGGCAAGGGCCGGCTGCCGTACTTCGACCAGGACGAGGTGCACGACATCTACCGCGCCTGGCGGCCGATCCTGGACAGCTACCCCGGCGGACGGATGGCCGTCGCCGAAGCGTGGGCGGAGACCCCGCAGCGGCTGGCCCGCTACATCGGCCCCGACGAGCTGCACCAGGCGTTCAACTTCGACTTCCTCGACGCCACCTGGTCGGCCGACTCGTTCCACAAGGTGATCGACACCGCGCTCGCCGAGGCGTCGATCGTCGGCGCGCCGACCACCTGGGTGCTGTCCAACCACGACAAGCAGCGGCACGTCACCCGGTACGGCGACGGTGAGGTCGGGCTGCGCCGGGCCCGCGCCGCCGCGCTGCTGATGTTCGCCCTGCCCGGCAGCACCTACCTCTATCAGGGTGAGGAGTTGGGCCTGCCGGAGGTTCTCGACCTGCCCGACCACCTGCGCCAGGACCCGGCGTTCAGCCGTACCGGGCGCAGCCGCGACGGCTGCCGGGTGCCGCTGCCGTGGAGCGGCGACACCCCGCCGTACGGCTTCGGGCCGGCCGGCTCGGTCGAATCCTGGCTGCCGGCCCCGGCCGGCTGGGCGCCGCTGACCGCGCAGGCCCAGGCCGGCGACCCGGACTCGACGCTGGAGCTGTACCGGCGGGCCCTCGCCATCCGGGCCGAGCACCCGGCGCTGCGCGACGCCCCGGCCGGCGACGGCACCGGGCTGACCTGGCTGGAGACCGAGCCGGGCGTGCTGGCGTTCCAACGCGGTGACGACGCCAGGTCCGCCGACGGCGGTCCGGGCGACGATGCGGCCGGGCTGGTCTGTGTGGTCAACCTCAGCGGTGCCCCGGTCTCGGTCCCCGGGTACGGCGCGGTGCTGCTCGCCAGCGCACCGGTGTCGACCGGGCCGGACGGGGTGCCGGTACTGCCGATCGATGCCGCCGCCTGGTTCTCGCCGCGCTGA
- a CDS encoding LacI family DNA-binding transcriptional regulator yields the protein MRARLSDIARQAEVSEATVSRVLNDRPGVAAETRQAVLTALDVLGYERPARLRKRSAGLVGLVVPELDNPIFPAFAQTIESALAQSGYTPVLCTQTPGGVTEDEYVEMLLDRQVAGIVFVSGLHADTAADHERYRKLIARPLPIVLINGYAEGIEAPFVSCDDREAGELAVAHLVSLGHRRIGLITGPDRFLPVQRKVAGFRAAMHRLVGATDAEIDELIALSLFGVEGGKAAANRLLDKGVTGIACGSDLMALGAIRAARQRGLSVPGDVSVVGYDDSPLMAFTDPPLTTLRQPVIAMAVAAVRALVDEINGHAAPNSEYVFRPELVSRGSTGIAPQVTHLAAAALTAPATP from the coding sequence ATGCGCGCACGACTGTCCGACATCGCCCGCCAGGCCGAAGTCAGCGAGGCCACGGTGTCCCGGGTGCTCAACGACCGCCCCGGGGTGGCTGCGGAGACCCGCCAGGCGGTGCTGACCGCGCTCGACGTCCTCGGCTACGAACGCCCGGCCCGGCTGCGCAAACGCAGCGCCGGCCTGGTCGGCCTGGTGGTGCCGGAGCTGGACAACCCGATCTTCCCGGCGTTCGCGCAGACCATCGAGTCCGCGCTGGCCCAGTCCGGCTACACCCCGGTGCTCTGCACCCAGACCCCCGGCGGGGTCACCGAGGACGAGTACGTGGAGATGCTGCTGGACCGCCAGGTCGCCGGCATCGTCTTCGTCTCCGGCCTGCACGCCGACACCGCCGCCGACCACGAGCGCTACCGCAAACTGATCGCCCGGCCGCTGCCGATCGTGCTGATCAACGGGTACGCCGAGGGCATCGAGGCCCCCTTCGTCTCCTGCGACGACCGGGAAGCCGGTGAGCTGGCCGTGGCCCACCTGGTCTCGCTCGGCCACCGGCGGATCGGGCTGATCACCGGGCCGGACCGGTTCCTGCCGGTGCAGCGCAAGGTCGCCGGGTTCCGGGCGGCGATGCACCGGCTGGTCGGTGCGACCGACGCCGAGATCGACGAGCTGATCGCATTGTCACTGTTCGGTGTGGAGGGTGGCAAGGCGGCGGCGAACCGGCTGCTGGACAAGGGCGTCACCGGCATCGCCTGCGGCTCCGACCTGATGGCGCTCGGCGCGATCCGGGCCGCCCGGCAGCGTGGCCTGTCGGTGCCGGGTGACGTGTCGGTGGTCGGCTACGACGACTCGCCGCTGATGGCGTTCACCGATCCGCCGCTGACCACGCTGCGCCAGCCGGTGATCGCGATGGCGGTGGCGGCGGTAAGGGCCCTGGTCGACGAGATCAACGGGCACGCCGCCCCCAACTCGGAGTACGTGTTCCGCCCCGAACTGGTCTCCCGAGGCTCCACCGGCATCGCCCCCCAGGTCACCCACCTCGCCGCCGCCGCGCTCACCGCCCCCGCCACCCCCTGA
- a CDS encoding sugar ABC transporter permease, with the protein MKQRSLTRWLGRVGWRHLVALLAVAFSLFPIVFVLSAAVNPLGTLSSTDLFPTGASGNNFRRLFADTSFGRWFGNSLLIAGLASFASVFLSSLAAYAFSRMRFRGRRVGLLSLLLIQMFPQFLAIVAIFLIFSTITDLWPTIGFNTPWGLMLLYLGGALGVNTWLMKGFFDTLPRELDESATMDGASHAQVFFRIMLPLVAPILAVTGLLAFINTINEFLIANVFLTNPEAKTLAVGMYGLVAGERNNNFGIFAAGTLLTAIPTVLVFQLLSRYIVSGLTSGSVKG; encoded by the coding sequence ATGAAGCAGCGCTCGCTGACCCGTTGGCTGGGTCGGGTCGGCTGGCGGCACCTGGTGGCGCTGCTGGCCGTGGCGTTCTCGCTGTTCCCGATCGTGTTCGTGCTGTCGGCGGCGGTGAACCCGCTGGGCACCCTGTCGTCGACCGACCTGTTCCCGACCGGGGCGTCAGGCAACAACTTCCGCCGGCTGTTCGCCGACACGTCGTTCGGCCGCTGGTTCGGCAACTCGCTGCTGATCGCCGGGCTGGCGTCGTTCGCGTCGGTGTTCCTGTCGTCGCTGGCGGCGTACGCCTTCTCCCGGATGCGGTTCCGGGGCCGCCGCGTCGGTCTGCTGTCGCTGCTGCTGATCCAGATGTTTCCGCAGTTCCTGGCGATCGTCGCGATCTTCCTGATCTTCTCGACGATCACCGACCTGTGGCCGACGATCGGGTTCAACACCCCGTGGGGGCTGATGCTGCTCTACCTCGGCGGCGCGCTCGGGGTGAACACCTGGCTGATGAAAGGCTTCTTCGACACGCTGCCGAGGGAGTTGGACGAGTCGGCCACCATGGACGGGGCGTCGCACGCCCAGGTGTTCTTCCGGATCATGCTGCCGCTGGTGGCGCCGATCCTGGCGGTCACCGGGCTGCTGGCGTTCATCAACACCATCAACGAGTTCCTGATCGCCAACGTCTTCCTCACCAACCCGGAGGCGAAGACGCTGGCGGTCGGCATGTACGGCCTGGTGGCGGGGGAGCGGAACAACAACTTCGGGATCTTCGCCGCCGGCACCCTGCTGACGGCGATCCCGACGGTGCTGGTGTTTCAGCTGCTCAGCCGCTACATCGTTTCCGGTCTCACCTCCGGGTCTGTGAAGGGTTAG
- a CDS encoding ABC transporter permease subunit, translated as MRTTGAGGLLAKALLLGLVAAIAIWAAFPLIAAEAWVGLGILVVTTAGIGYLYLGRRHVPAKYLIPGTLFLIAFQIFPVLYTASTAFTNFGDGHRGSKTEAIAAIQATSVVQVPGSIEYAMTVATVGDAATGDLVLLVVDPADGVVYAGDESGLTELPAGDVTVTDAGKVTAADGFTLLNAGQASARSQEITDLAVPTDDGAIRSIGLSRAYEGVAVRAYDDDCDCVTDTVTGTVWTADDDAGSFVSADGDRLLQGWRVGVGLDNFTRVLTDRSISGPFLGTLVWNFAFAIGSTGGTFVLGLLCALALHSDRVRGRNLYRVLLILPYAMPSFAMLLVWRDMFNTDFGLINQFFGLTVDWFGQDWSARLAVIGVQLWLGYPYMFLVATGALQAIPKELTEASSIDGANPWQAFRRVTLPLLLVALTPLLIASFAFNFNNFNAIYLTTEGGPFPADNPSVGATDLLITYTYRLAFGAAGAQYGFAAAISIFIFTLVAVISAVSFRRTRQQEEVYG; from the coding sequence ATGCGAACCACCGGAGCCGGCGGTCTGCTGGCCAAGGCGCTGCTGCTCGGCCTGGTCGCGGCGATCGCGATCTGGGCGGCGTTCCCGCTGATCGCCGCCGAGGCGTGGGTCGGGCTGGGCATCCTGGTCGTCACGACCGCCGGCATCGGCTACCTCTACCTGGGTCGGCGACACGTGCCGGCGAAGTACCTGATCCCCGGCACCCTGTTCCTGATCGCCTTCCAGATTTTCCCGGTGCTCTACACCGCCTCCACCGCGTTCACCAACTTCGGCGACGGACACCGGGGCAGCAAGACTGAGGCGATCGCGGCCATCCAGGCCACGTCGGTGGTCCAGGTGCCAGGATCCATCGAGTACGCGATGACTGTCGCCACGGTCGGCGACGCCGCCACCGGTGACCTGGTGCTGCTGGTCGTCGACCCGGCCGACGGGGTCGTCTACGCCGGTGACGAGTCCGGGTTGACCGAGCTGCCGGCCGGCGACGTCACCGTCACCGACGCCGGCAAGGTGACGGCGGCCGACGGGTTCACGCTGCTCAACGCCGGTCAGGCCAGCGCCCGCAGTCAGGAGATCACCGACCTGGCGGTGCCGACCGACGACGGGGCGATCCGCTCCATCGGGCTGTCGAGGGCGTACGAAGGGGTCGCGGTCCGGGCGTACGACGATGATTGTGATTGTGTGACCGACACCGTGACGGGCACGGTGTGGACGGCCGACGACGACGCCGGCTCGTTCGTCTCCGCCGACGGCGACCGGCTGCTGCAAGGTTGGCGGGTCGGCGTCGGCCTGGACAACTTCACCCGCGTCCTGACCGACCGCAGCATCTCCGGGCCGTTCCTCGGCACCCTGGTCTGGAACTTCGCCTTCGCGATCGGCTCCACCGGCGGCACGTTCGTCCTAGGGCTGCTCTGCGCCCTGGCGCTGCACTCCGACCGGGTGCGGGGGCGCAACCTCTACCGGGTGCTGCTGATCCTGCCGTACGCGATGCCGTCGTTCGCGATGCTGCTGGTCTGGCGGGACATGTTCAACACCGACTTCGGGCTGATCAACCAGTTCTTCGGGTTGACTGTGGACTGGTTCGGGCAGGACTGGTCGGCCCGGCTGGCGGTGATCGGCGTACAGCTGTGGCTCGGGTATCCGTACATGTTCCTGGTCGCCACCGGCGCGTTGCAGGCCATCCCGAAGGAGCTGACCGAGGCCAGCTCGATCGACGGCGCGAACCCGTGGCAGGCGTTCCGCCGGGTGACGTTGCCGCTGCTGCTGGTGGCGTTGACGCCGCTGCTGATCGCCTCGTTCGCGTTCAACTTCAACAACTTCAACGCGATCTATCTGACGACCGAGGGTGGGCCGTTCCCGGCGGACAACCCGAGCGTCGGCGCGACGGACCTGCTGATCACCTACACGTACCGGTTGGCGTTCGGCGCGGCCGGCGCGCAGTACGGCTTCGCCGCCGCCATCTCGATCTTCATTTTCACGCTCGTCGCGGTGATCTCCGCGGTCAGCTTCCGGCGCACCCGGCAACAGGAAGAGGTGTACGGATGA